The proteins below come from a single Rosa rugosa chromosome 2, drRosRugo1.1, whole genome shotgun sequence genomic window:
- the LOC133730382 gene encoding UDP-glucose iridoid glucosyltransferase-like, with amino-acid sequence MEMQKRTPRGQRLVLVPTPYQGHINPMLQLGTFLHSKGFSITIVHTHFNSPSPSNHPEFTFIPIQDGLTVPLVSSGNIIAILLALNANCKASFEQCLTTQVMKQEPEKITCIIYDEFMYFSEAAANYLNIPSIILRTTSAANFHARSTLVELHSKGHIPFPDLRPSFVIP; translated from the exons ATGGAGATGCAAAAGAGAACCCCGAGAGGTCAGAGATTGGTCCTAGTTCCAACACCATACCAAGGCCACATAAACCCAATGCTTCAGTTGGGTACGTTTCTTCACTCAAAGGGATTTTCCATTACCATTGTTCACACCCATTTCAACTCTCCAAGCCCCTCCAACCACCCTGAGTTCACATTCATTCCGATTCAAGACGGCCTAACTGTTCCTCTAGTCTCATCCGGGAATATAATAGCTATTCTGTTGGCTCTCAATGCCAATTGCAAAGCGAGTTTCGAACAATGTTTGACTACTCAAGTAATGAAACAAGAACCGGAGAAGATCACCTGCATCATCTACGATGAATTCATGTACTTCTCTGAAGCTGCTGCTAATTATCTGAATATTCCAAGCATCATCCTCCGTACTACCAGTGCAGCCAACTTTCATGCTCGATCTACTCTCGTAGAACTTCATTCAAAAGGCCACATTCCCTTCCCAG ATCTTCGGCCATCATTTGTAATACCATAG